The Glycine soja cultivar W05 chromosome 15, ASM419377v2, whole genome shotgun sequence region ggaaaaagagaggtgtTGGGTTGAAGATGCTCTAACCTCCTGTTATGATGGACAAAGGGAGGAATATTATTGAAAGGAACGAAAGATAGTACAGCTTCCTGTTTATTTGCTCTGACTGCCAGCTGTCTAGACCAGCCTGAATTGCTGTGACACGATTTACTATAAACCCCACATTCTCCTTCAGCCTCCTTAACCTTCCAATTAGTTCTTCAAGGGAGTTAAGGTCATCACTGGCAAACCATCTTTTAGAAGAGCATTTTTCTTTGACTCGGAGATATACTTGCTCTCCATGGGCAATCACCTTAATAGAATTTGGTTTGataaatatgagaaaaaatCAGACGGAAACAGTACTGTCATTCCAGTCATGGTAACAGTCCTCATTACTGTAATTTACAAATTCCTGTTGACACTCTTTTCTTTCCATGTTCATTTTCACCTCCAATAGCAATTATTTTTCCAAGAAGCcttcttatttttctattttgaacATGCACATTTCCTTTTATACCCTCTCCCAGATTTATATGCATTTATGAATTCAAAAGATTCCTTTTATTGAATCTTGATGCTATTGAATGATGAAACCAACAACCCTTACGCTTGATCACAAAACTacgatattttaattattcactATTCACTAATAAAATGAGCTTCAGCAAGATTTATTTAAACTACAGCTTGATGCCTTTAGATCAGAATGAATGtacaaaaataagtaaattatcACCTGCAAGAGACGCTGCAAATTAATATGCAGTTTGGGGAATCTTCTGTCGTCTAGCATTTGTTTCTTCAGAGCATACCCACCTACAATTAAGAAGAGCAATTGTTCCTTATTCAATTCTATAAAACCATTTCATCTATTGAACATCGAAGAACTAGTCTAGAAGAAACTTGCACAAAACCTGTCGAAAACGGAAATTCAGTTTACACACAAAAATGTTACACAAaacattcttattattttataaaccaGCTATACCAGGAATTATTCCCCTAGTTTCACCTTTTGGCTAGGGAACAGTGGTGTAAGCAATTAACAACTGAATGTCCAAAACAGTCACTTTCTGCCAAATATTATGCTCTAAAAGGCCTTCATGTGGCCTTCCTCATTGCATAATAATGGCAAAAACATTTAAAGGTACAAATGTTTTACCACCACTCTTTCATGACCTCAAACACTACAGTTAAAAAAAGGAGACACAAGGATGCAAATGCAAGGGTGGGAATGCCATATTTTGGAAAATGGATTCAgtcaaaataatgaaaatatattaagcTGACCTTGAAATGTATGGATATGTATaggttttcacaaaatcaataatcatattaccataactaaatttattactaagataagataaaaatgaaacaaatctCATGGACTTCAcatgatatttgatgaaattagAGGAAGCTCCTTTCTTAtttcaaaaatgtttttaatatgaCAAAAATATAGCCTCCAAATGGGAATGTATCGAACATAGGAACATTTcaagaagagaaacttaaataCGATTTGCTAGAGGTGGCATGTTGCCTGATTTCTTATGAGATTTTATAGGCAGGCACTAAATATTTAAGTCTTTTCCTAAGAGAAATGTTAGCAACATACTATTTGACAGAGTCTTTTCAATACACTGCTATTGAATAAAATCTATGTGGGCCCCTCCCAATCCATATACAGTGgttacttttttttggtgaaaatatATAGCAGGTACTTAGTACTATATGGATTTCACCCACAACAAAAAGtgtgttaatttcttttttcctgAGAAATAGCTAGTAATTTGTTCCATCAGATCAATAATCCCATTGAAATCAATGCAATAATAAACAGGCCAACAGTGAAAAGACTAGTAGTACACCATATAACATAGTTCCAAGGACAATACATCATTAAGATACtcgataaataaataatttaactcaGTTAACAGATGTTAAACAAACAATCTTAAAAGAGGCTTTGGGGTATCGCTTTTAGTtaggtccctttcctctcttatgcataaaaaattataacaacttaaatttgttttatttattgcaAACTAATACAAGGATTTAGGATGACATTCAATTAATGTAATCAACAAATTTTGTTTAATGAAATCAGAggtaaaaataatcaaacaaatgAATCATCATAAACTTGTCATCTATTAGACAATTTCAACCCGTCTACATTAGAATAGCCAGAAAGTATGTCTATATTCACATCAGTATTCTTTTCAAGTCAATTGATAGAAAGTTAAAAACTAGGCATACTTTCAGTGATCAAGAACAGGCTGAATTTGTAATTTGAACCATGAAGAGTACTAAAAGTTGAGAATGGAATGGCAGGGAGGGAGGGATCGAGGAGTGTATCATGAAATTACCTTTATCCAAGTCAAGCTCCACGGAGTCCAACTCCATCTCAAGCTTCGTCACAAGGTCTTGAATCTGATCTACATGTGTGTCAATTATGTGTACTACAAGATTTGAGACAGATCTAGGCACAGGGTTGTCAGCTTCCTCAGAGTGATTCATAGTCAATAAGAATTCAAGAACATGCTCCTTGATCACTGTCCTTTCCTGCTGCTGACCTCTTAAAGGAGAGAAACTCTCAACACTAGGAATCTCGGAAAGTAGAGATTCACCCACACGGGAGAAGCCTAACCTGGGAACACGTCCCAAGGACACAGTAATTACTGAATGCTCCGTAACTCTAGCAGCAATCCTAAACGTGAAGTCGCTGGAGGGAGGACCGGGCGAATTAACACGGAAGACAAGTGCCCCATCTACATGTGCACAAAAGGGTCCATTGCTAACAAGTGAAAGAATGTCTTGGAGTTTCAAAGGTGGGCAGAAAACACCAATCAGGTCCTGTGCAGATTGTGACAACTTTTGATTTCCTTTCGGTAGTTCAACATGGTACCAAGAAAACTCGTTCCCTCGACCTTCTCCTACACCAgattccttctcttcttttagaaAAAGGTCTGCTAGATCCCAATCTTTATGATAAAAGTTCCCCATGCAATCAAATATATAAGCTCTCTTCCTCACCAAGCCTGAAGGATGGGCAGGGTAGACTCGGCGCTCCCTGAGGGGAACCCGTGCTGAAGTTTCACCATCCATCTCCTCGCCTACCCCATTCTCCATAACTCTATGCTGAGCTAGTTCCATAAACTTTCTGCAGCTACCCGCAAAATAGGCTTCCAACTAATAAACAAAATGATATATGGTATTAAACAACTTGATCCAAAAAACCTCAACTGAGACTCAATTTTCCTATCTTATAAACTTGACACTTAAAATCTCTCGTCCTTTAAAACAACCAACCTACGTGCAATGAATGCGATGGCGCTATTATTCGTAATCCCAAAATCAAAGTCAACAAATCCAGCGCAACGCAATTAATTGATCCAAATCC contains the following coding sequences:
- the LOC114388266 gene encoding uncharacterized protein LOC114388266, whose product is MELAQHRVMENGVGEEMDGETSARVPLRERRVYPAHPSGLVRKRAYIFDCMGNFYHKDWDLADLFLKEEKESGVGEGRGNEFSWYHVELPKGNQKLSQSAQDLIGVFCPPLKLQDILSLVSNGPFCAHVDGALVFRVNSPGPPSSDFTFRIAARVTEHSVITVSLGRVPRLGFSRVGESLLSEIPSVESFSPLRGQQQERTVIKEHVLEFLLTMNHSEEADNPVPRSVSNLVVHIIDTHVDQIQDLVTKLEMELDSVELDLDKGGYALKKQMLDDRRFPKLHINLQRLLQVIAHGEQVYLRVKEKCSSKRWFASDDLNSLEELIGRLRRLKENVGFIVNRVTAIQAGLDSWQSEQINRKLYYLSFLSIIFLPLSIITGVFGMNVGGVPWTGQNAPELKDGFRNVILLCVAMLFLVLLCFIFPALYTRIAASWRNKRAMGRSWSLNRKSLLRRSLRIGEQERGGYLRI